The Brasilonema sennae CENA114 genome includes a region encoding these proteins:
- a CDS encoding c-type cytochrome codes for MDNQITKTETLIWRIILTALAILLVVLVSIFAVRIMRTADPYVKSVLSLKGDLALGHAIFQINCAGCHGWEADGRVGPSLQGVSNRKSPYGLIHQVTSGETPPMPKFQPKPQEMADLLSYLETL; via the coding sequence TTGGATAACCAGATTACCAAAACTGAAACTTTGATTTGGCGAATCATATTAACGGCGCTGGCGATTCTGCTAGTAGTCCTTGTGAGCATTTTTGCCGTTCGGATTATGAGAACTGCCGATCCATACGTCAAAAGCGTTCTATCGCTCAAAGGGGACCTAGCACTTGGACACGCCATCTTTCAAATCAACTGTGCTGGCTGTCATGGCTGGGAAGCAGATGGGCGCGTAGGTCCTAGTTTACAAGGAGTCTCAAACCGCAAATCCCCATATGGTTTGATTCATCAAGTCACTAGTGGTGAAACCCCACCCATGCCGAAATTTCAACCCAAGCCTCAAGAAATGGCAGATTTGTTGAGTTATTTAGAAACGCTTTAA
- the petG gene encoding cytochrome b6-f complex subunit V: protein MVEPLLDGIVLGLIFVTLAGLFYKAYEQYKRGNQLGL, encoded by the coding sequence GTGGTTGAACCCTTGCTTGACGGCATTGTACTGGGTCTAATCTTTGTAACCTTGGCTGGGTTGTTTTACAAAGCTTACGAGCAATACAAGCGTGGCAATCAACTCGGTCTGTAA
- the rsmD gene encoding 16S rRNA (guanine(966)-N(2))-methyltransferase RsmD, producing the protein MSLRIYGNRPLKTLPGKETRPTSARVREAVFNIWQGTIEGCRWLDVCAGTGSMGAEALCRGASRVVGIDKSHRACAIIQQNWQDLASAEQKFQVMRGDVVQLLPKLSGQQFDRIYFDPPYASELYQPVIEAIAQSGLLDANGEIAIEHNPQDWNPLVIPNWEICREKVYGNTALTFYRVVD; encoded by the coding sequence ATGAGTTTAAGAATTTACGGAAACCGACCATTAAAAACTTTACCAGGAAAAGAAACCAGACCCACCAGTGCGCGGGTACGCGAAGCCGTTTTTAATATTTGGCAGGGAACAATAGAAGGTTGTCGTTGGCTGGATGTGTGTGCTGGAACTGGTTCAATGGGCGCGGAGGCTTTGTGTAGAGGAGCCAGCCGAGTTGTAGGAATTGATAAATCCCATCGTGCTTGTGCTATAATCCAACAGAATTGGCAAGACTTAGCGAGTGCTGAACAGAAATTTCAGGTAATGCGGGGAGACGTTGTACAGCTTTTGCCAAAATTATCAGGACAGCAATTTGACAGAATTTACTTCGATCCGCCGTATGCAAGTGAGTTATACCAGCCAGTGATAGAGGCGATCGCTCAGTCTGGGCTTCTAGATGCTAATGGTGAAATAGCGATCGAACATAATCCTCAAGATTGGAATCCTTTAGTCATTCCGAATTGGGAAATTTGCCGTGAAAAAGTTTACGGAAATACGGCTTTGACCTTTTACAGGGTAGTGGATTGA
- the hisH gene encoding imidazole glycerol phosphate synthase subunit HisH — translation MTLIAVVDYDMGNLHSVCKGLEKAGATPKITDSPKELEKADAIVLPGVGAFDPAVQQLRSRGLEKPIKEAIASGKPFLGICLGMQVLFESSTEGTESGLGIIKGRVRRFRPEPGIAIPHMGWNQLELTQPKSHLWEYLPSLPWVYFVHSYFVEPQEPQVCAATITHGHQTVTAAIARDNLMAVQFHPEKSSNIGLQILSNFVSQVWTQVAA, via the coding sequence ATGACGTTGATTGCAGTTGTAGATTACGACATGGGAAATTTGCACTCTGTCTGTAAAGGACTAGAAAAAGCTGGGGCAACTCCCAAGATTACTGATTCTCCAAAAGAATTAGAAAAGGCTGATGCGATAGTTTTGCCAGGAGTTGGTGCGTTCGATCCAGCAGTGCAACAGCTGCGATCGCGTGGTTTAGAAAAACCAATAAAAGAAGCTATCGCATCCGGTAAACCCTTTTTAGGAATTTGTTTAGGAATGCAAGTTCTTTTTGAATCAAGCACAGAAGGGACAGAATCAGGACTCGGAATTATTAAAGGAAGAGTCAGGCGATTTCGTCCAGAACCAGGAATTGCGATTCCTCATATGGGTTGGAATCAACTCGAACTGACTCAACCAAAAAGTCATTTGTGGGAGTATCTACCCTCTTTACCTTGGGTATATTTTGTTCATTCCTATTTTGTTGAACCACAAGAGCCGCAAGTCTGTGCAGCAACAATCACCCACGGACATCAAACGGTAACAGCTGCGATCGCCCGCGATAACTTAATGGCTGTTCAGTTTCACCCGGAAAAATCTTCCAATATTGGGCTGCAAATTCTGTCTAATTTTGTCTCCCAAGTTTGGACACAAGTTGCTGCCTAA
- a CDS encoding peptidase C15, which produces MKKSILLTSFDTWLSEQKSNSSDDLLVEVSRLNSLPYDLTFLRQLRVDVQLASFRVIEKIHQLQPDAIICCGMARKRTLLSVEVGASCGEIVLQTTVDLEKLVAGAKAVEISHDCGKFVCEGLYYSVLDELRQRQLTTPCIFVHVPILTEENLPLILDDFLLIIHRLALW; this is translated from the coding sequence ATGAAGAAAAGCATTCTATTAACATCTTTTGACACTTGGCTAAGCGAGCAAAAATCAAATTCTTCTGATGATTTATTGGTAGAAGTTTCCCGACTTAACTCGTTACCTTATGATTTAACCTTCTTGCGACAGTTGAGGGTGGATGTGCAGCTTGCCAGTTTTCGGGTTATAGAAAAAATCCACCAACTGCAACCAGACGCCATCATTTGCTGTGGGATGGCTCGAAAACGAACATTATTAAGTGTGGAAGTTGGTGCTAGTTGTGGGGAAATTGTGTTGCAGACAACAGTTGATTTAGAAAAGTTAGTCGCGGGGGCAAAGGCAGTTGAGATTAGTCACGACTGCGGTAAATTTGTTTGTGAAGGACTTTACTATTCTGTTTTAGATGAACTGCGCCAACGCCAACTCACAACCCCTTGCATTTTTGTCCACGTTCCTATTTTGACTGAAGAAAATCTCCCCTTAATTCTTGATGATTTTTTATTGATTATTCACAGGCTGGCACTTTGGTAA